The window ACATGCTCGCAACCACCATAGTAACGGCGGCCTGGGTAACCTTCGGCATACTTGTTGGTCAACACACTGCCAGCCGCCTGCATGATCGCGGGACTGGTGTAGTTCTCACTGGCAATCATCTCCAGCCCCTCCCGCTGGCGAGTTGCTTCGGCTTCGATGGCGGTCCAGATATCCGGATCCTGCTGCTGCAGAAAATTCATTGGCTTCTTTATCGGTTTCGGAGTGCAAAAGGAATTGGACGCCAGGCTTTCGAACCGGACCACAGCATCGAGGCCGGAACGGTGAGCCGAAGCGGTACGGAGTAGCGGGCTGCGACCGACGGGCATTGTCGACGGGAATGGGAAACCCGTCAATGTCGCCAACTCGGGTTTCGTGAGTCCGGCTTATTCTGGCCCCACCAATTCATCCTCCGTCGATTCGGCTTCGCCCGAATTGAGCTCGCCCGAATTGAGCTCGCCCGAATCCGGTTCCTTGCCCATGGTTTGGTCATAGGTTCCGTAGGTCCACGTCAACGTTGCAGGCGGGACCAACATCACGGACCCGATCCCTTTGTCGGCATACTCTCCATTGACCTTGTAGGTCCAACCTTCGCTGGCTTTCGTTTCTACGCCATCCATGCTGCTGACAAAGGCCGTCACACCCGAACCATTGACCGTCACCGGAACCTCATCGATTGACTGCATCACGGATTCGACCGTGCTGCCGGGCAACACCCCTTGAACCACGATTTCCTTGCTGGAGTGCGGGGTCTGGATGATCACGGTGACGGCGGCGGCGTCCGCCGTCACCTCCAATGGGGGTCGTTCGGTAGCCGATCGGCCACAACCCGATAGAGAGAGCGTGACAGACAAGGCCAACAGCGAGTGAGTCATTGAGGTGTTCATGCAAACCATGATAGCGACCCAGGCAACACGGTTCCAGGTTACCCGCGGCGGGAACAGGGCTCAGCCAGCGTCGGTCACGCTACCTTTCGCCGACGACGAAGGAACCATCCTGCCGCGAACAATCCGACCAAGGGCCCCCCGACCATCACGCCCGCTTGCAGCCAAGCACTCGACAACACGATTTTATTCACCAGCGAATCATGCTCCCCGGGTGTTTTGGGAATTTGCCCGGTGTACTCAGCAACGTGATGCAGCAAACTCACCGCCAACGATGCTTTGGGAATCTCTTTGTGACAAGCGATGCAGGTGCCTTCGCGACGGATCCGATTCAACTCCACCTGATTGAACGCTCGCGACAACTGAAAATGATGGCCGACCGTCGCCACTTGCTTTCCTTTCTCGTCCACGATCTGCGACCAATCGTGATCCAGATTTTCAATAGCCAACATTTGCGGCTGTGTCTTGTTCGGTAGAATCTCGCCATCGATCGTTTCCAGATCGACGTTGTGCTGCTCGTTCCACGGTCGCGTTGAGGTGATCCCCAACCCCAGCGCCTTGTCCGAGGCGTGGCATGACTCACAGGACCGCGCATTCTTGGTGGTCGTATGGGGCTGCGTCGGGCTCATGTCGATCGACAACTGGCCATCGGCCCCCGCACCTTCGCTGTCCGCTTCGGTTTTATAAATATGGTTTAGCAGCAGCGGCTTGCCATCCTGCCCAATCACCGTCACGGACACCTGACAGCCGGGGGCAAGAGGCGTGACCCG of the Novipirellula artificiosorum genome contains:
- a CDS encoding DUF4430 domain-containing protein, which translates into the protein MTHSLLALSVTLSLSGCGRSATERPPLEVTADAAAVTVIIQTPHSSKEIVVQGVLPGSTVESVMQSIDEVPVTVNGSGVTAFVSSMDGVETKASEGWTYKVNGEYADKGIGSVMLVPPATLTWTYGTYDQTMGKEPDSGELNSGELNSGEAESTEDELVGPE